Genomic DNA from Solanum dulcamara chromosome 4, daSolDulc1.2, whole genome shotgun sequence:
TTATACCTATTCTGGGAGAGTTAGTGCTTTGATTCAAGTAACGAATTCAtctatatttattcttttaaacaTATAAAGTTCGCGGGTATTTTCcataaaaaatgtttttttgcTAGAGGAAATAAACCCATTAATTAATGCAGCTGAATAGTGATTTTAGATTTGTCTTTTTAGTTAAATATGACGGTGCAAGATGTGTCAAAATTTGTCTTCACTAGGATTTGATTTTCACAGTCTTttaattaattgtatttttggGTGGGgctcattttgattatgttTTTGTCGAGGGGTGtgtattcatttatttatttttatatattgattttGAGAAATAGGCATATGTTTAAGTTCaatttgtatatatgagttgataAAATTATGCTAAGGTTTTGAGCTACTTATGTTAAATCTTATAATAACTGGAAAACTAGGCATACTATCTTTCAATGACGTAATCAAACATCTCATGTTCACGAGACAGAATGATATATCgattgaaaaaaatgaagaaaacaaaaatgTGTTGGTTTTATCCAATTGATCaaccaaaaagaaataaaaacattttgatGTTTTAGCATATGATGTGTTTGATATAGacaaaaatactttaaatatttttatgttccTCAAAATTAGGAAAATGGATTTTTTAATAGGATGATAAGCAAgctaaaatattttgttaataagTTATATTCTATTAATGGATtttttaatggattttaaagttcGATTTCAGTATTTTACGGTATGGTAAATTGGTTATCATAGTTTGATCATCTTCAAGTCTTCAACGTATATATATTcgtataataaataattatgattTAGGCTTTTCAAGAAACGTCTTAATTATATCATACTAATATCTTATAcatgtaaaaaatattcaaaataaagtACAAAACAATTCTCTTTGTTAAACAACCACCCAAaaagaatatttaaataaagataaagtaatcaaaatttcaacatctaaataattagtaattactattttatatatttgctAGTATTATATAATTACATatacatatgaatttcatgtaacTATATACTTCGGTATGGTAttcgatattttttttataaataccaAATATCATACCGAAAAGCAAATTTGTTAAAAATGCATATCAAATAGACAAATACCATATCAAATATCTTAAAACCCAAATCATGatgttaaaatttttaatttcaatcTGATATTCGGCATTTATCATATCATGCCCACCCCTACTCTTGTGTATTCTTCATCCCATTCATATacattttttccctctttttaaattaataaaatacctATATGATTATATTTCAAGATTAGGAGGAGTTATAGGAGTAACGAGGATACTGAAATTGCTGACAGAGATGcactatatatttaatttttaattgctCGTGAtgacaaataaaattaaatgttTTGATATCAGCTACAGCTATTATAGTCTGTTGTgcatatggtatgatatgatacTTGACCACCCCTTTGGTCCATCAATCATGTTATGTTGTCTCTACCTATTCATGTTACTTTTTTATAAGAAAACAATATTtattccaaaatatatatatttttggaatcttttatttttgtcattGGGTTTAGAATGTAATTTCCAGATAAGAgggaaaaattaaattaataataaatagaaaaaaaaaattggaagtcaatttatgcttttactgagccgagggtttccaggaaacagccgtctaccttagtaggagtaaggtctgcgtacattctatcctccccagaccccatgttgtgggatttcactgaattgttgttgttgttgttgaagtcAACTGGTTATGAGAGCTTTAATTTCTATGATATTATGCCTCCATAGTGATTCTCTAGTATGCACATCCTTAGAGAGATTTGTGTCTGGCCAAATCAGAATTAAAAAACTAATCCTGGTTGTGAAAAATGATTACTTCTgtctttaaattaatttaagaatAGTTTAAAGGTTGATTAATCATCTTTGCTAGAGCTATTTAATTAACGAGCGGAGCTTGCATTTTTAGTGCTTAATTAATACATGTaaacaatatttttctaaatttggaaagtacatgaacaacaataacatattcggTGAAATTTCATTAGTGAGATCTGAAGAGGATAGAATGTACGCAAACTTTATACTACGTACCTCGTGGAGGTGGAGAAGTTATTTTCGAAAAACCATTGACTTAAGTGAATTTGAAGAGTATGAATTAACATTAATTTgagattaaaaataataatctagaAATGTTATAAccacagatatatatatataattcaaacTCATAGTATATACAAGTCTTTAAAGTTTTTCTTGTAATATTATTAGCTAGATTAACACTGTTTATACTAAACTGTCTTCGACCAAAGGAAGAGACATATTTTGATGTGTTGACAGTTGACACACACTACTCAGCCACCAAAATTAGCTGTAGCTTAATAACGTTAGACGACTAAGGTCAAAGGTGGTGTGTGATTATGACATGATGGACCATTACAAATTTCAGTcgaaaagaaaataatacttCAGTAAAACTACTTGGTTAGAAACAAGATAAAGTTAATCATGTAATTTGTGTATGtgatctatttttattttttttgacttcttgTTTTCTAGTCTGGAAGGAACGTCACGATtggaatttttttctaaatctaTGTACAAAATAAGACTTGGTATATATTTAGCTACCATATAATCACAATGGCCAATGGATTCGGGAGTCAAACTCCAAGTTAGCTTGGCATAACTTAACGTAACTGATCTCAATAAATTTATAAGCCTGTCAAATCGAATTATCAATACATTTTGATAGATATACTTTATTGGTTATCAAATATTTACTGTTAGTatttaggggtcatttggtaggATGTATAGGAATAATTAATAGTGTGTAATGGTAATGCttacattaattatattgagattatttcttatgtagtatttgatttggtgtattaaaaataaagcgTATGGCATAActtctataaaaaaatatttgtttacaaaaataccctccatACTCTTTAGCTTTGAGGAATGGGAAATATCTTGAAAGGAATTTGAGGGATAGTTAAGTCATTAATCAATCTAATACATGTGTTGAAACTCtttgtattactaataccatgaATAGTAATACACACCTCGATACACAATAGAGTGTATAACTAATTAATACATACATATGCTAAAAAAGTGTACCAAACAAAATATTAATGTTACACAAAGCTAATGTATACATTACCCTTTTTAATACACTCTATCAAACTATCTCTTATATTACTAACCATGTCAATTAATGAACTCTTATACATCGTAATTCACCCAGACTCTACGTTGTAAGATTTTactaaattattattgttgttgttatacatCGTAATCCAGATTGAGGGACCTTTTCATGGAGGCAGAGTCGATTGCTTAGTTATTCATCGCTGTCTGCATTATTTTTgagaattaaattaaaatagatagTTCCATTATTACATTATGGTATGTTAACATAAATAAGGAAATCTAGGAAACGTGGCGTGAAGTGGAACCCAAAGAAAGGGTCTGTGATTATGTCTCCCTCTCGGCCAAATTGTCTAATTGGGTGGGGTGTGTGTGTTAGCAAGAGCCAGCCTATTTTCGGCGGGCCTGCATCgattaatttgatttgattttatgtactattaatttaatttattaattttaattttttaaatatattaaaataataattaattcaatgaaatatttttaatcaattttgaTCCTTAATAGTTTGGTTTTCgattaaatcaataaaaaaatacttataaaatagaaataatagtaATTAACACGAAAATAACTATATTAATTCAACACAAATAGAATAACTATAACAATAATATGATTTGAAGGTTAAATGACAAAGGTAATAACCAAAAAGGTCCAATGTGAGCTCCAAACATCGAGTgggaaactaaaaaaaaaatcaataagatattaatattaatatttaatatttatataagggcaaagtaataaattattattatcttaATAAGTTATCAATTTATTCATAatccaatattaaaaaattaatatcaaattagtaatctaataatttttttataaaaccattaaaacTCGTTAACTCAATAAGTCGATAGTAATAActcaatttttctttaattcaatttattgatcaatttaatttttcaaacaCCTAATTAGTTTAGCCGTCAAAATTTACGCAAACACCCGACCCATACACATGTACTTGTTTGGTATACGTGTCCTAACTGCACTACCAAACCTGTCCATTCCCCTCGTTTTTCCTTTATCTACTTGTTTTCTCTTACCTTCCTCGCCAGTTTTCTCATCTCAATTCGTCGGTAGCTACTTATTTATTATTCgctctattttaatttatgtaatattattattattatttgattgagtataaaatttaaaatatgccTACAACTTacatacttgtaatatatactttacatatatttatatttttatgaaatacaCTTATATCTCATCATCAAAAATCACCTCCAAATACCATCAACAATTACTTACATGTCATTGTTTGACAtttcttatttaataaaatactgTAGCTATAATATCTCAACTTAGGTTAATCATTTATAAAGTAATtttattctattaaaaaattatttaattattgatatttttattaaatttaagtGACTTTAATTATTCCAAGTTGAGAGATTtttgagttaaaaaataaaaattgtttcAATTTTTAAGTGAATTAATCTAAGTTGAGTGACCATATGCAATAGTATCTCCTTATATCCAACATTTAACGTGAGATATAATTCTTCTGTtcctttttagttgtcatatttttttgttgttattttgtGCTGTTCGAGAGTCaatttaactaatttttaaagctaaattatattacattaatttaatataataaaatgaaaattttcaatattcaaaaaatcatatgaaaaatattataaattataatatttttaatatcaatatgataaaaaatacgtctcaaaatatttgttaaaatttatatcatttgattttgaaataactgtgacaaataaaaaaaaaaccaaaaaaagaattaaaaacaaCAAGATTTAACAGATACTTTGATAacatataaaattacaaaggTTTAAaatcttgtttgttttcttaaattttgtatcTAATCGGATAAACAAAAGCACACGTTATTAGGTCGAGTGAAATGAATGGGGTCATAAAATTTTCCTTCTTGGTCTGAGGGTGACAAAGCTTTTTCTCTGATACGGGCATGTGCATGTCCCCCgttaattactcccctagtaTGCAATTACCCAAAGGACAATTCACTAACCCCTCTTTCAACAATTATTTGAAAGGCCAATTTACAACCACCCAAAATCTCAATAAATCTAACTTTGTTTCAACCACAAGTCCAACTCAAACCCTTTTACAGCTATAAATAACCAGCCAAACCACTTACATTTTCCTCATCCCCATTGGGCCATATTCATTCTGAACAAAAAACACAGAGACAAGAGAAACAAAACAGTGGTCTCTGAGTGGGTTGGTTTTTCCAAAAACACTATCATCATGGGTACCTTAAAAGGACTTTTATTTAGTATTGTTTTGATTAATTTGTCACTTGTTGGATTTTGTGGGTATCCTAGAAGGCCAGTGGATGTGcccttttggaaaaattatgagCCAAGTTGGGCTAGTCACCACATCAAGTTCCTCAATGGTGGTTCCTCTGCAGATCTTATTCTTGATAGGTCTTCAGGTACTAATATACTTGCCTAccttttttccctttatttttctaattacattttttttaattttgtcaatcaactaatagttaTTACTTAAAAAGTCATTCttcttcatattatttttttctaacaaataaagaaaatgactttctGAGATACgcaataattattagttgagTTATCATCGTCGAATTTCCACATTTTCCGatattctaatttttttgtGTGCATTTGAAGGAGCTGGATTTCAgtcaaaaaaatcatatctgTTTGGGCACTTCAGCATGAAAATGAGGCTTGTTGGCGGAGACTCAGCTGGTGTTGTCTCTGCATTTTACGTAAGTATATAGTACTCACGATTTAATCTGTGTCTTactttgtttttaatttttttcatgaaaatcTAATTTTCTATAGTAATTCCTTAATTTTGTTCATCTCAGATGGTatgtttaaaattaaaaaaataataatcataaactGCATTTTGATACATTATGCATATGCTCAATTTAAGACAGTAAAATTTAaacatttttcattatttttttaaacatcATGCCATACAGAGGGAGTTGTTCTGTTTTTTTTCACCATACGAAAATGGACACTACTTAGATctgtattatatttcttttctcatTTCTTCAACGACATATTCTATATTGTACTTTATCATGACTAATTTTATCTCACGAACTTAAGACCGACGATACAAAATCCATATACGCAGagtttttttgtcattttcttcacagtgaacaaataattttttattttttttggtagtgatgaaatattgtttattattttttcagcTTTCATCGAATAATGCTGAGCACGATGAgatagattttgaatttttggggaACAGAACAGGGCAGCCATACATACTTCAGACAAATGTTTTCACGGGAGGAAAAGGAAACAGAGAACAGCGAATCTATCTATGGTTTGACCCAACCAAAGGCTACCATTCGTATTCTGTTCTTTGGAATACATACCTCATTGTGTAAGTTTATTTTCctatattactttttttttttttactattaaaCAGAAAGCATTAATCtttgttaaatattttcataattattgTTTGTAAAGTTTTTCTTCTGTGGTCCCGATATATTTCTTGGGGTGTGTGCACTTGGTTTTACTTTACGTGGTGGTCCTACAATTACAATGTTTAGAACTAGTGTGGGTAACAATTGTtgtttaacaaaaaaaaaaagaagcaaaatgCACATTTGTCTAGGAATTGTTTAAGTAAAAGGATAAAAGAAGCATGAAACTTGTAAGTTCACCATGGCATAAACATTATACTAAGGACTTCTGTCATGTGAGTATGTATGTTGGTCCTTTTGTGTTAATCAAGATTTATGTTTttgataaatataattttaatagtaTAAAGGTTAATGCTATTTATTACACATTTTAACTTATGCCTTCCAACTTGATATGTCAATAAATATTCTTCTTTAACTGCTATAAAATTGAATGATCGTCTTACGATTTTTTTTTGTCTAAGTGtccatttcaaaatatttggtCCCATATACTTTAAGCAGCTGGCGAATGGGTGTActtgggacagaatttttgtcTTCTATCTTGCACCTAAAAGTAATGTTTCCTTGTAAAATGTGtatcttttttctttcaaaagtccTGTGAAAGACTATTCACCACTTAGCTTTGAAATTTTACAATGGTTGAAAAGATGCTCAAAAGAAATGAACAACTTTTTCTTCTATTTCACATTCAAACAGTTCTAGATTATTCAACATTAGACGTTACATCAGACAATATATTATATTGGGCCTCCACCAAATGGACTGGGCTAATAAATTTTGTGTTAACATTGCAGCATCTTTGTGGATGACGTTCCAATTAGAGcattcaaaaactcaaaagaCCTTGGTGTGAAATTCCCATTCAATCAGCCCATGAAGATATACTCAAGCCTTTGGGATGCAGATGATTGGGCCACAAGAGGTGGGCTTGAGAAAACAGACTGGTCCAATGCCCCATTTACCGCTTCATACACGTCGTTCCATGTGGACGGATGTGAAGCTGCCACGCCACAAGAAGTCCAAGTTTGTAACACTAAAGGCATGAAATGGTGGGATCAAAAGGCCTTCCAAGATTTAGATGCATTACAATACAGGAGACTTCGTTGGGTCCGCCAAAAATACACTGTTTATAACTATTGCACTGATAAACAGAGGTACCCTGTCCCTCCACCAGAGTGCACTAAGGATagagatatttaaaattataatcaaaattaagaagggttttataaaaagttaatatGCATTATGTGTGACTATTTTAAGGATCCTTAAAACAACTATCTTTTAATTAAGCTATATTTCCCTAATTCTTTTGAGTGTATCATCATTGATGGAGTCATGAGGATATTATGTATGTCATGACAGGCCCTTCATGTGTCTCTTGTGtgtcatcatcatcatgagtGATGTATTGTAATTTATTGAACTATTTGTTACTTATCTCTTAATTAAAACTATATAGTAATACGTTTTTTTATGTAAGATGTATCTTGATCATGAGTAtaactttcattttaaattggaaAACTTATGAGTTACCAAAAAAAGTAGGTAAAAATTTCAatcttttaactttttttttgaaatctcaTGATAATCCGCagttttataatttatattacaGTCTCTGTCATTCGAGTGAGGATTCTGTGGTGCATAATTTATGCGTACCGAATAAACCTCCATGCGTGcaaaaatttgatttgattgctAGCTAATAAATCATACTAGCTAGtgcaatttttaaattttctccGCGTAGTCATATTGATATTTGATGGTCCAAGcagcaaaaaaaatatatgaaaaagagAAAGGACTTTTAAGTCGTTCCATCATGAATTGGTCTGCCACTGCCTGCCTGTTTATGGTTTAGTGGTTTTGCCTTAAAACAGGAGGAGCCTCTTTAACTCAATGGCTGCTTACCTTCCTACCAACTCCCAATTACTTATCCATTCTGTCACACGCTCgcttttatatgtatttaaataTTCTCTAGTACTTAATAATCTCCACTAGGTTTATCAAATCATGATTACGTAATTACTACTCTTTTCGTtttactaatttatttatttgattttaatttgacacaattaaaaaaaataaaaaagatttttgaattttgtgatcgTGAATATCAAAGATTCGTGTGAATATCAAAGATTCGTACAATATATTaaaatgtcttttaatcttGTAATGTTGAATGTATCATGTGAAGAGTTGGAATAAAATAATTgtcacaaaagaaaaaaaaaatattaaattttgaaactaacttgaaagaaaaataagacaaaagaaaaaaaataaatttgaaactgacttgaaagaaaaataaaataataggcGCACATCTAGAGTAGTAACTTTTGCATAAATATACTCtatatttattgaaaaatctattaaatatataagaaatatCTATTAAAAATTCAATCATAAAATAGTAACTTGATTTCAATAGTGAAAGAACCCACTTAAACTTATCTGACCTTCTGTGTTTCTGTATGGGGGTCGATTCCCTCAGAAAACATTTAAAAGaaattctctttttttaatttaatattattgaaatctcataaattttaaatcttgAAATCTCAGTTGATGGAATGAACTTTGAAATTTAAGCCATTGACGGCCTATTGCTTGATTTTTCGAACTTCCcttccaaaaagaaaaaaaactattgatttcatttttacagttcaaaattttattttaaaaaaataatggaatttTGACTGTGATAGTTCaaaattccaagaaattttaaaaaatttctaaacttgaattGATAAAAATGTTCAAACCCCATTTTAAATATCTATTCCcctatttcaaattatttgttgCAATTTTAAAAACAGTCATCTCAAATTATTTGTTGTTTTAGaagttcaaaataaatta
This window encodes:
- the LOC129886159 gene encoding probable xyloglucan endotransglucosylase/hydrolase 1, whose product is MGTLKGLLFSIVLINLSLVGFCGYPRRPVDVPFWKNYEPSWASHHIKFLNGGSSADLILDRSSGAGFQSKKSYLFGHFSMKMRLVGGDSAGVVSAFYLSSNNAEHDEIDFEFLGNRTGQPYILQTNVFTGGKGNREQRIYLWFDPTKGYHSYSVLWNTYLIVIFVDDVPIRAFKNSKDLGVKFPFNQPMKIYSSLWDADDWATRGGLEKTDWSNAPFTASYTSFHVDGCEAATPQEVQVCNTKGMKWWDQKAFQDLDALQYRRLRWVRQKYTVYNYCTDKQRYPVPPPECTKDRDI